The following proteins come from a genomic window of Posidoniimonas corsicana:
- a CDS encoding DUF2513 domain-containing protein, whose amino-acid sequence MKRDWDLIRSILLYIEEHDKLEGFDGADPDSALFKYHVRLLSESELVHGIGVITSIDDNPTTMIYSTPPIGLTWAGHDFIDSARDDDRWKKAKEQIAGAGGGLTLAVLRSFLTKLLTEAIF is encoded by the coding sequence ATGAAACGCGACTGGGACCTGATCAGATCGATACTGCTGTACATCGAAGAGCACGACAAGTTGGAGGGATTTGATGGAGCAGATCCGGATTCCGCACTCTTCAAATATCACGTTCGCCTCCTTTCCGAATCGGAGCTAGTGCACGGCATAGGGGTAATAACTTCGATCGACGACAACCCGACTACGATGATCTATAGCACCCCCCCCATCGGCTTAACGTGGGCTGGGCACGATTTCATCGACTCCGCCAGAGACGACGATCGTTGGAAGAAGGCGAAAGAGCAAATCGCCGGAGCGGGAGGTGGGCTTACCCTTGCAGTGCTTCGTTCATTTCTGACAAAGCTGCTCACGGAGGCGATCTTCTGA
- a CDS encoding S1 family peptidase, translated as MPDDVPKGLQPVYARSRRASKNSTPRMLSHATLRLVCQGEDAEVWGGTGFLFDFAKDGNADGLAVVTNRHILEEAVRVTTRLTHVKAGTDEADYGNITSEVLADVEGAWIDHPDDDIDLAALPISECLLEARKRRLPYFVSALTPQDMLSDEELKTTDAMSEVIMVGYPDLIEDSVNNMPVFRKGICATHPHLNYDGNPDFLTDIASYPGSSGSPVFLHRSLWPLAGGKALGPYTKLLGIHHSGMEFTTSGDVDVVTPEAFVSQSKVPMHIGIAVRCEKLRELGEAIQSQFGFELAF; from the coding sequence ATGCCTGACGACGTCCCCAAAGGGTTGCAGCCAGTCTACGCGAGGAGCCGCCGCGCATCGAAGAACTCTACCCCGCGCATGCTTTCACACGCTACCCTCAGGCTAGTTTGCCAGGGCGAGGATGCGGAGGTGTGGGGAGGCACGGGCTTCCTCTTCGACTTTGCGAAGGATGGGAACGCCGACGGTCTCGCGGTGGTCACCAACCGCCACATACTTGAAGAGGCGGTCCGAGTGACGACAAGGCTTACTCATGTGAAGGCCGGGACCGACGAGGCTGACTACGGAAACATCACGTCGGAAGTCCTCGCGGACGTGGAGGGTGCCTGGATCGACCACCCGGACGATGACATCGACCTAGCTGCATTGCCAATCAGCGAATGCCTACTAGAAGCGCGGAAGCGACGCCTGCCCTATTTCGTATCGGCGCTGACACCCCAAGACATGCTCAGCGATGAGGAACTGAAGACCACCGACGCGATGAGTGAGGTCATCATGGTCGGTTACCCAGACTTGATTGAGGACTCGGTTAACAATATGCCAGTCTTTCGCAAAGGAATCTGCGCTACGCACCCGCATCTCAACTACGACGGCAACCCAGACTTCTTGACAGATATCGCATCGTACCCTGGATCTAGTGGCTCTCCTGTGTTTCTTCATCGATCACTCTGGCCGCTGGCGGGCGGAAAAGCACTCGGCCCGTACACCAAGCTACTTGGGATTCACCACAGCGGGATGGAGTTCACGACATCAGGAGACGTAGACGTGGTGACTCCCGAGGCATTTGTGTCGCAGTCGAAAGTCCCGATGCACATTGGAATTGCGGTGCGCTGCGAGAAGCTTCGTGAGCTTGGAGAGGCGATTCAGAGTCAGTTCGGCTTCGAGCTTGCCTTTTAG
- a CDS encoding tyrosine-type recombinase/integrase translates to MEEIKVHVVDKGRKYLYMLYRDPITNRQVARSTGTASKKEAAKVAAKWEAELQEGRYERSARMPWAEFREAWEDAHMHDLAPATMVNYAATFNAFEDFCNPQRVGDLTTPRVTAYAAHLRRERTRTIKRGGEEVQESYRLSEASVGRHLRHLKAVARWASRQGMLPKVPQFEMPKRANAARMKGRPITGEEFDRMIAAVPKVVGENAAESWKFLLRGLWTSGLRLGEALALRWDQTPGGVSVRLDGQQSVLAFDAGSQKSGKVELVPLAPEAMLLIEGRAEPSGYVFSPKRMRGEGPMVRDAVKVSKVVGKIGRKAGIITDTEKGKTATAHDLRRSFGFRWSRRIMPAELKELMRHASIETTMTYYVGHDARATSAALWGKLVDTLVDTSPEEAQVDGQEPSKPRVK, encoded by the coding sequence ATGGAAGAGATCAAAGTTCACGTTGTCGACAAGGGTCGGAAGTACCTCTACATGCTCTATCGCGACCCGATCACGAATCGGCAGGTCGCACGCAGCACGGGCACGGCGAGCAAGAAGGAGGCAGCGAAGGTCGCTGCCAAGTGGGAGGCGGAGCTCCAGGAGGGGCGCTACGAGCGGTCCGCGCGGATGCCGTGGGCCGAGTTCCGCGAAGCGTGGGAAGATGCCCACATGCATGACCTGGCACCCGCGACGATGGTCAACTACGCGGCCACCTTCAATGCGTTCGAGGACTTCTGCAACCCTCAACGTGTGGGCGACCTTACCACTCCCCGGGTCACGGCCTACGCGGCCCACCTGAGACGAGAGCGGACCCGCACCATCAAGCGCGGCGGGGAAGAGGTACAAGAGTCCTACCGCCTGAGCGAGGCGAGCGTCGGGCGCCACCTGCGACACCTGAAGGCAGTCGCGCGTTGGGCGAGTCGCCAGGGAATGTTGCCGAAAGTTCCACAATTCGAGATGCCCAAGCGGGCCAACGCGGCCCGCATGAAGGGACGCCCGATCACCGGCGAGGAATTCGACCGTATGATCGCGGCCGTGCCGAAGGTCGTCGGCGAGAATGCGGCCGAGTCCTGGAAGTTCCTGCTCCGGGGTCTGTGGACGTCAGGACTGCGCCTCGGCGAGGCGTTGGCCCTGCGGTGGGATCAGACGCCTGGCGGCGTGTCCGTGCGTCTGGACGGCCAGCAGAGCGTCCTCGCCTTCGACGCGGGCTCGCAGAAGTCAGGCAAGGTCGAGCTCGTGCCGCTGGCCCCTGAGGCCATGTTGTTGATTGAGGGGCGCGCCGAGCCGTCCGGCTATGTGTTCAGCCCCAAGCGTATGCGAGGTGAGGGGCCGATGGTTCGGGACGCCGTGAAGGTGAGCAAGGTGGTCGGGAAGATCGGCCGCAAGGCGGGCATCATCACCGACACGGAGAAGGGCAAAACGGCCACGGCTCACGACCTGCGCCGTTCGTTCGGCTTTCGGTGGTCGCGGCGGATCATGCCTGCCGAGCTGAAAGAGCTGATGCGTCACGCCAGCATTGAGACGACGATGACCTACTACGTGGGGCACGATGCCCGGGCGACGTCGGCGGCCCTGTGGGGCAAGCTGGTTGACACTTTGGTTGACACCAGCCCGGAAGAGGCACAGGTCGACGGGCAAGAACCCAGTAAACCCCGGGTAAAGTGA